A single window of Hyla sarda isolate aHylSar1 chromosome 2, aHylSar1.hap1, whole genome shotgun sequence DNA harbors:
- the LOC130355504 gene encoding uncharacterized protein LOC130355504, with protein MMAGQVTVLSGGLSTELEGAGFLIQGDPLWSARLLHTNPQAIKTVHTSFLKSGADVLSTATYQASIEGFKQHLGLDFEEAANLFTVAVRQAKEAAEDFTMQSSEKREILIAGSIGPYGAFLHDGSEYTGSYVKDMSIQELKDWHRIQMMCLAAAGIDLFAFETIPSQKEAEALVQLLREFPNKKAWLSYSCQSGSATSFGDTFDEAINVAAGSNQLVAIGVNCCSPAFVGPLLTSANKKQGRKIDWIIYPNSGEKWDHNMGWQGTNTDKALSEYALEWVQLGARWIGGCCRTTPTDIASIRDILRVNHF; from the exons ATGATGGCCGGGCAGGTGACAGTGCTGAGTGGAGGATTATCTACCGAGCTGGAAGGTGCTGGATTTCTCATACAG GGAGATCCACTTTGGAGTGCAAGACTTCTTCATACTAATCCTCAAGCTATTAAGACTGTACATACTAG CTTTCTAAAGAGTGGTGCTGATGTGCTGAGCACCGCAACATATCAGGCCAGTATTGAAGGATTTAAACAGCATCTTGGGTTGGACTTTGAAGAAGCTGCAAACCTTTTTACTGTAGCTGTACGTCAAGCAAAAGAAGCTGCTGAAGACTTCACAATGCAGTCCTCCG AAAAAAGAGAAATTTTAATTGCTGGATCAATAGGACCATACGGAGCATTCCTCCATGATGGTTCTGAGTACACTGGAAGTTATGTGAAGGACATGAGTATTCAG GAGTTGAAAGATTGGCATCGGATACAGATGATGTGCTTAGCAGCTGCTGGAATTGACCTGTTTGCTTTCGAGACAATACCCAGTCAGAAGGAGGCAGAAGCCCTTGTGCAGCTTTTAAGAGAGTTCCCAAATAAAAAAGCTTGGCTTTCCTATTCATGTCAG AGTGGGTCAGCGACAAGCTTCGGTGATACATTTGATGAAGCAATAAACGTGGCAGCAGGATCCAACCAGTTGGTGGCTATAGGGGTGAATTGCTGTTCACCTGCATTTGTTGGTCCACTCCTTACATCCGCCAACAAAAAGCAAGGTCGAAAGATTGACTGGATTATTTATCCGAATAGTGGAGAAAAATGGGACCACAACATGGG CTGGCAAGGCACAAATACAGATaaagcactctctgaatatgcaTTAGAATGGGTTCAACTTGGTGCAAGATGGATTG GAGGCTGCTGCCGGACCACTCCAACAGATATTGCAAGTATTCGAGACATTTTGCGGGTGAATCATTTCTGA